One Pseudomonas abieticivorans genomic region harbors:
- the ydcS gene encoding putative ABC transporter substrate-binding protein YdcS, which translates to MYVHKTALLSALTTALLASASLQAAEPLKAVGAGEGQLDIVAWPGYIERGESDKAYDWVTGFEKETGCKVNVKTAATSDEMVSLMAKGGYDLVTASGDASLRLIVGKRVQPINTALIPNWKNLDPRLKDGPWYVVNKQTYGTPYQWGPNVLLYNTNTFKTAPTSWGVVFQAQDLPDGKPNKGRVQAYDGPIYIADAALYLKSAKPELGIQNPYELTETQYKAVLDLLRAQHPLVHRYWHDATVQMSDVKNEGVVASSSWGYMVNGLKADNQPVASTIPKEGATGWADTTMLHADAQHPNCAYKWMDWSLQPKVQGDVAAWFGSLPAVPAACQGSELLGAEGCKTNGFDQFDKIAFWKTPQAEGGKFVPYSRWTQDYIAIMGGR; encoded by the coding sequence ATGTACGTGCACAAGACGGCACTGCTCAGCGCTTTGACCACCGCCCTGCTGGCCAGCGCCAGCCTGCAGGCCGCCGAGCCGCTCAAGGCGGTGGGCGCCGGTGAAGGCCAGCTGGATATCGTGGCGTGGCCTGGGTACATCGAACGGGGCGAAAGCGACAAGGCCTACGACTGGGTCACCGGCTTTGAGAAAGAGACTGGCTGCAAGGTCAACGTCAAGACCGCCGCCACCTCCGACGAGATGGTCAGCCTGATGGCCAAGGGCGGCTACGACCTGGTCACAGCCTCCGGCGATGCGTCGCTGCGGTTGATCGTGGGCAAGCGCGTGCAGCCGATCAACACCGCCTTGATCCCCAACTGGAAAAACCTCGACCCACGCCTCAAGGATGGCCCGTGGTACGTGGTCAACAAGCAGACCTACGGCACCCCGTACCAGTGGGGCCCGAACGTGCTGCTGTACAACACCAACACCTTCAAGACCGCGCCCACCAGCTGGGGCGTAGTGTTCCAGGCCCAGGACCTGCCCGATGGCAAGCCCAACAAGGGCCGCGTGCAGGCCTACGACGGGCCGATCTACATCGCCGATGCGGCGCTGTACCTCAAGAGCGCCAAGCCGGAGCTGGGCATCCAGAACCCCTACGAGTTGACCGAAACCCAGTACAAGGCCGTGCTCGACCTGTTGCGCGCCCAGCATCCGTTGGTGCACCGCTACTGGCATGACGCGACCGTGCAGATGAGCGACGTGAAAAACGAAGGCGTGGTGGCGTCCAGCTCCTGGGGCTACATGGTCAACGGCCTGAAAGCCGACAACCAGCCCGTGGCCTCGACCATTCCCAAAGAGGGCGCCACCGGCTGGGCCGACACCACCATGCTGCACGCCGACGCCCAGCACCCCAACTGTGCCTACAAGTGGATGGACTGGTCGCTGCAACCCAAAGTGCAGGGCGACGTGGCCGCCTGGTTCGGCTCCTTGCCTGCCGTGCCGGCCGCTTGCCAAGGCAGCGAGCTGCTGGGCGCCGAGGGCTGCAAGACCAACGGGTTCGATCAGTTCGACAAGATTGCCTTCTGGAAAACCCCGCAGGCCGAGGGCGGCAAGTTCGTGCCGTATAGCCGCTGGACCCAGGATTACATCGCGATCATGGGCGGCCGATAG